Genomic segment of Nitrospirota bacterium:
GTGGTTGAGGAAACATCCACGCCCGCTGCCTGTGTCTTGTGTTGCTGGATCATCGCGGAATCCTCCTTAGCCTGATGCCTCACGCGCCTTTTGTTGTGCTCCTCGGATTGAATGTCATGTCTTTCCCAATCACCCATCGCACAAGTTGGACGATCTCACTGACCAGTCGGCCCCCTTGCCAAAAGATACAGCCACCGTAGACAACCGCGCCAAGGCCGACACTCAGGATCAATCGAAGCAAATGGGTCGCGGCATCCTCGGCATGCATCGCTGAGAGCAACAGGCTGACGGATATTGCCATCACTATGGTTCCCTTCACTATCGGCGCCACTTCGCCCCAAACCACCTTCCAATTGAGGTTAATTTCTCTGAGAGCCCGCTGCATCATCCCTGCAACCATGGCGGGATAGACCAACGCCCAGACCAGCGCAACACCGAATCCTCCTGACAATGACGCCCCTGCCCAGAATGCGATCGGCATGACGAACAGTAGACTGATCGTCCACCAGAACAAGACCGAAGCCCGATACCGGGACAGTAATACCGGAGGAAACAGCACCTCACAGGACCGGACAACAGAACTGACGCACAAGACTTGCAGCAACGGGACAAGCGGCAACCACTTCTCTGTAAGGGCCACCCAGACAAGATCCTCCGTTACTAGTGCAAGCCCGATGCATAGAGGGAAAGTCAGGCACGCGACCATTCGTATCTGGCGCAGGAACACCAACCGCATCTGCTCCACGTTGTCTTGCAATCCTGCCATGAGCGGAAAGGCAATCTGATTCACCACAACGGAGATCTTATGGACGGGCAACAACGCGATCTGTTTGGCCATCGAATATAAACCGACCCCCATCTCGCCTGACATCTTTCCCAGGACGAGACTGTCCGTTTGCTCATAGACAGCCCAGCTAATACTGCCGCCGAGCTTGGCTGAACCGAAGTTCAGAATGGCTCTGGTGCGAGGGCTCCCCATCTTTAGGCCCGGTCGCCACGCAGAAAGCTTGAAGGTAATGACGCTTTGCACCAATGGCATGAGCAGAGTGCCCGTCACCAGCGCCCACACGCCGAACCCTGCAGAAGCCATTGCAACCTGCACCGGTACCGCTACGGCGACTGAGAGGATTTCAGCTCGCGAGGTCTTGTCGAGTGCGAGCGCTTTTCGTAACAGGCCATCCGGTATGATCTTGACAGCGGTCAACGGCAGAGTAAGACTGACGACACGCAGAATCTCACAAATCATCGGGACACCAAACCAGTCTGCAATCGTGGGTGCAGCCACGTACAGGACTCCGTACCCAACAGCCGCCATCCCCACAGCACTCCAAAAACAGAGGTTCAGCTCCCGCTCATCAAGATCCTTGAATTGAATGACTATCGCGCTTAACCCCATTTCCGTCACAATCGCCAACGCGCCTACCCAGATAGCGGTCATGGCCATAAGGCCGTAATCGTTCGGGCTTAGCAGCCTGGCGATATACAGCGTGCTGAGGAAGGAAATGAATTGGACAAAACCCTTCGACCATCCCACCCAGAACACGGCTTTTCCGATACGATCTTTCATAAATACGAGATCAACTTTCTGGAGAAAACGATGGCGCTCCCTTTTGTTGGAGAGGCCCTCGCAAATTCGACGGCCGCGAGCCGGCAACAACCGCAGTCGACACTGTTAGGAATTCAATGGCAGAGCAGGAGCAGGGTGTAACAGTCAGTGCGAATGCAACTACTGAAAACAGCACAATCTGCGATGGGCGGACAGTGTTTAGTTGGAAGAGGCACCGTCACCGATGCCATGAGATCGCAGCCTGCTATCGCCCATCTTTCTCAGCGATAGCTCTAACATCTGGGCGTCCAGGAAAAACTTGACGGCCCAATTGAGGATCTCAAATCGGCCATACATGCCATGAATCGGCTCAGATCCGCTGATGCCCCCATACAGCCCCGGCTGATCGGTGCGCATGAATTGAACTTTTCTGAGCCCGGCATTGGCTTTTCTCATCCCTTCCAGATAGTCCGGCATGCCGGTGAGCTGATACAACCGTCCCCAAATCCCCGCCATCTGAGCTTCCCCGGTCAGGCACCGCCAGGACACAGCAGGCTCCCAATGCCCATTGTATCGGCCGGGAAGGCTGCCGTCGGGTCGCTGTCTGGCCAAAAGGGCATCTGCCGCCTTTCGAGCCGAAGCGAGATAGGTCTCATTCTTAAGCAGCGATCCGACTTCCATGATCCCCCTGATACAGTAGGCAATCGTGTGAGTCAGCGGGCGGTCCGGCTGCGTCAGGCAATTGGATCGAAACCACCCGTTCTCTGTCTGCTCCCCCAATGCATATTCGACGTTCCGAATGGCCCCTTCCTTAAATTCTTCGTTTCCGGTCACCAGCGCAAGCTCTAACAACGCCCATGCCGTCCTCGTATTATAGGTATAGGAAGTCATCCGTGACCCATTCGTGAAATCGGAAAGAGATTTTCTCCATGCGCCGTCTTTATCCTGCTGCGAAACCAGGAATCCTCCAGCCCTGACTGCGCTATCCAAGTATTTCGATGCACCGGTCTCTTTGAACGCTCGAATCCATCCAAAAATCACCTGGCCCGTGTTGAAGATTGCAGGAGAAGACGGCTGATCGATCATCCCCCCTTGCACTGCTCCGCTCGGCATCTGGACCCGGCACTCCCAGTCCGCCATCCGAACTGCTCGATCAACGAATTCCTGGCTATTGACCAATCGCGCATAATCGATGAGAGTCGGAATGATATATCCGGTGGTCTCCGGATAGGGAGCAAACCAGCCTCTTTTCTTAAAATATGGCTGGTAGACCATGGAGTAGCTCCGGGCCACTCCTCCGCCCTCGAACGCGTCCTGGGCCTGGCAGATCCACTGGACCGCGGCCTCGATGTGTTCCATCGTACCCCGCTCCTCGGATCGTGATCCGGCCAGATAGACTTTGAGCAGTTCGGCGTCGGCGAACGAAGAATAGTACTTGAACAAATCTGAAACGGCCGTGATCATCGCAACACCTCCTGCGTTGTGACTTCAGACACAACGAGTTTGTATTTCCCCCCTCTGGTGAAGGGGATGTTTTCGAGATAATCCACCCCGATCGAAGTATCCCCTCCGAACCGTTCGCGGATGGTCTGGAGCATCGGGGCAAGGTTGTTCTCAGCGAAGGAAGAAGTCCGGACGATCCGAATTTTAAAGGCGTCGATCTTCTCCTGCACCACCTGATACTGCTTGACGCCTTCGATCCAATGGAATGTCGCAAACAGCTGGCCATTCACATGCCCACCCAGCCTGGTCGGAAGCTGATCGATGATGCGGCCAGCGAGGTCTCCGATGCGACATAATCCGCGGCCGCATCGACAGGGCTCCTCGATCAACCGGCCTGTATCCCCGGTCTCATACCGAAGTAACGGCATACCCTTGTTGATCAGGTCTGTCACAACCAACTGCGTATAGCCGAATGCGTCCGGGACATGCTCCATGTGGAGGATTTCCTGATTGAGATGGAGCCCCTCGCGGACAGGGCACTCGATTGCGACGATGCCCGTCTCGCTGAGGCCATATCGATTGTAAACCCGGCATCCGAAGACTCTCTCCATCAACTCACGTTGATGAGGATAAAGCGTCTCTGAAGACACGATGACGGAACCGGGCGCAATCCCTCCAAGACGATTGGCCTCCAGATACTGGGCGAACATATAGAGCGTACTCACATACGAGATGACGACGTGAGGCTTGAATGATCGCAGCCGCTCGTAAACTCTGGCCATCTCCACCTCAGTCATCAACGTGGGATCGACCCTCAAAGTTTGATTCTCCACGCCAAAGCGATCGTGCAGCGCCCCCTTCAATTTTGCCAGGGCAGAAGATTTCGGCTCCTGCACATCTGAGGACGGCCTGACTCGATCCCCATCGATGACGAAGGGACTGTCACGCCACAAATAGAATAGTCTCTGCCCAAGATCGTATCCTGCGATCCTGGTGAGCCGCTTTCCGGCTGCCGCCCGGATCCGGTTGCTGGCCTTCTCTTGAATATAAGAAGTCGGCTGCCCTGAAGAGCCGCTGGTGATCCCCTTCACCATTTCGCCGCGCGGGATATTTGAAGCGATCAGGTCTGCGAGCCTCTCTTGAAGGATCCGCTTCGTCAGAGTAGGAAACTTGCCAAAGTCTTCAAACGAACGGATATCCCTTGGCTCTGCCCCTATCTCCTTGAACTTTTCTTGGTAGTACGGGACATTTTCATAGGCATGTTCGAGCAGCCGGCTCAGCCGCTCCCATTGCATCGCCCGGAGGCGCTCCTGGGAAAGCCATTGCGATGCCTCGAATGTCCGGATGTTCTTCAACAGGTCGGACCCATGCCACCAGTGGTACAGCGGCAAGCTGACATGTTTGACAAACGGTGCGTATATCATCCGAATTTATCCTTCTACCTTTGGCCCAAGCGTCCTTTGATTTGCACGATTCCAGAAATACATGATGATCTTCCAGGCTTCCTGAAGGCCGGGAGACCAATCGTCCCACGACCAAATGTCTCCTTTCACCCGCCAGCGAAAGCCATCAAGAACGAAATCCATACACTCTCTCCACTTTGACGGCAGCGGCACGCTGCTGATGGGAAAATCGTGTCGGAGCACCAGTTCCAGGCGCTTGAGATCGGCCTGCAAATATCGGCTAGCGACCTTCTGGCGATAAGGCCTGTCGTAGTGGACTGGCTCCCCCAGCTGGCTCTGGTAGAGCCAGAACGGAAATTCCATCCCTGCGTGCAACGACCCGGGGAGTGACGCCCAAAAACGGCCGTTCACCTCCATTAAGACAACGTCCCTGGTGCCTGGCATGGCCTTCCACTCGACCTGCGCAACACCTTCCCATCCCATGGCTCGAAGGAAACGGACGGAGTAGTCCTGCACGTTCGGCCAGATCGGCATGCTTTCATACCGCACCGGCACACCCCCGGTCGGCATGAACTCCCGGCCGCGGTGATACTGGTAGCAGGCCAGCGGCTGGCCACGATGCATGAGCACGCCGAACCCGATCCCGTGCCCCACATAGAACTCCTGCACAATCGGCACAACCAAATGCCGAAAGTAGATGGCCAGGAGTTTTCGGAGCGCATCTTCGTCGGCCACGAACGTGACCTTGAAGTCGCCGGATGACGCTGATGTGCCATGAGGTTTTTGATTGGGTTTCACGACGACTGGAAAGTGAAGCCCCGCTATGCGCGCATCTACCTCCTGCATTGAGATTGGAACCATCGTTTTGGGAATCGGAATCTCATGCTGCTGGGCCAGCAAATACTGACTACGTTTATCAAGGGCCAGCGACACCGCCTCGCGGGAGGCCATGGCCAGCGGCGCAACGGACTCGATCATTTCCCTGTGCTCGTTCAGTACAGCCACCGTAGACTCGACAACCGGCATCACTAAACGGACCTGAAATCGCCTGGCCGCCTCACAGATCGACTCCACGAATGCACCCGCTTGCTCAAAAGGCGAAGGATAGACCCATTGGGCTGCCGCATAACGGGAAGAGAACCCCAGACTGTTGGGGTCCGGCCCCGCTGCCACGACTGAGACACCACGCCGGCCGAGTGAACGGATTACTGCCAGCCCTTGTCGCTGATCCGCTCCTGTGACTAACACGTCCATCTTCTTGTTTAACCCCGCTCACTAGAAAGTTCGGTCACTGGCCCACAACATTCCACATCTCCTGACCACCAGAGCATCGCTCGACCTACCCGCTCGTCGTTAACGGAAGCCAGAGGTCTTTCATGTTCTTGGCCAGCGAATTGAAACTCGGGCGAAGATGCTCCAACACTCCGGTCACCCGTTGAACCTGGCGCCCCCCGAAACCAGATTTGAACCGGTATAATCCATGCGCGAGGGATTCCGGATCAGCGGAAGAAGCCGGAACTCCTCCGAGGTTGAACTCCCGACAACCCAGTTCCATGCAGCGACTGAAGACCTTCCAAAACAACAGCGCCGGCGCATCCATCTCAAACCCTTTCGGTTCACTTCCGCCAAGCACATAGAAGGCCCGTCCCGAATACATCGAGATGAACGCGGCCGAAATAGCGTGCCCTTCATGCCGCATGATGAACAGGCGACCTAGATTTCTTTCAAAGTACCGCCGACCCATCTGTTCGTAATAGGCTTCGTGCTGCAGGCCGAAATACTCGCCCCGTGCCGTTCTTCGGTCGCGCGAACCGATCTGGAGCCTCCTCAACTCCTGCATAGCCTCGGCTGTGCAGACCTCCTCCAAGACCAGACCATGCCGGCCGGCTTTCTTGATCTTCCTCTGATGGTGTGTCGAAAGCTGCTTCCACCGCTCCTCTTCAGACCTCGTCAGATCGACAATGCACTCAACCCTTGGTGTGATCATCAGACCCAGGCGGTCCAGATCGGCAACCATCATCCCGGCATAGTGAGACTGGATCGTGAGTCCACGATATCCTCCGGCCTTCGCAAACTCGACCAACAGGCTGATCATCCGGCTGGCTAGTTGGACGTCATTCCCTTGAACCGCGGGGAATGTCTCAAAATCCAGTCTCCTTGAAAAATGCCCGATCACCGGCCTTGAAGAGCGGCGCTCGATTCCAAGCGCGATCCCGACGCACCGGCCCTGTTCATCCAGTCCTCGGAAAAACAATGGGTAGACATGCTCCGATCGACAAATCTCGGCCCACTCCTGGCTGTGATAGATATTGCCCTCGAACCGCTCAACCCATCGGGTCCATTCCGGTCCGGCTGACCTTCCGACTTCAAGCCGCATGTCCTGATCCTCCTACCCGTTCAGCGCGTTCCGCCTGGCCGCCGAAGCTATCCAGATATTGCGCGAGACGTCGTGTCAGAGATTGAATCTCGTACTCGGAGACTGGACCTTTGCTCTTGGAGTCGATCGACAAGCAGTCTGGACTCATGGATCGAAGCAGAAACTCCTTGATCCCTGCCGTATCGGAAGGGCGAAACGCCGCTCCAACCCCGGTAGAGCGAACCAGGTCGCACGTCGCTCCATCCTCTGCCAAAGCCAGGATTCTGGTCCCAGTTCCCATATAGTCGTAGGCTTTCGCCGGAATCTGATACGGCTGGTTCGGCGCTAAGAGCAGCGCGAGTTGGCTTTGCTTAACCATCTCGATCGCCCGCTTATATGAAACCGGTTTCAGGACCTCCACAATCCCTTCTAACTGATAGTCGTGCACGATCTCCCCTGTGGGTCTGCCATCAATGACCTGACAATGTCCTATCAATCGAATCCGGATCGATTGGGCATCAATCCGTTCCTCATGGATCAGCTCATGAACAGCCTGAAACACCGGCTCTGGTGTCCTTCCGAAATACAGGGTCCCGGTATAGGTGATCGTAAAGACCTTTTCCTTCTTCACAGGGCCGAAACTTGAGAACAATTCCCCATCGAATCCGTTCGTGATACAGACACACCGGTCAGACAGCTGAGAGCCATACGCCTTTCTGAAGGCCTCGGATAACATCTCGGTATTCGCCACGAGCAAATCGGCTTTCTCAACCACTCTCCGTTCCAGCCATCGCTCGATTCCCAACGACACCGCACAGGTCACGTACAGTTTCTTGGAACCCCCGGTCATCCATGGATCCCTGAAATCGGCAATCCAGCGCACACCCGTAATAGCCTTGAGCAACCATCCGACCAGATTGACCGAATACGGTGGGCTCGACGTGAAGATACAGTCGATCTTCTCTCGTTTGATAATACGAACGCCTTGAATCACAGCAGGCAAGACCCAGTTCCTCTGCTCGTCCGGAAGCGACAAAAAAGACAGGATGTATCGACGGAGTTTCTGAGACCAGGTCTCGGCGACGCGACTGGATGATTGACCAGGTCCAGTACCGCCGTCTGATCGAGTGACCGATTCACTTGATTTTCTGAACAGCCAGTGCGCTATGCGTTTGATTCCCACATAGGCTTGTGAGACTGTGGGCATCCTGCCAGCCTTGAAAATCTTGACGGAACCAACGCACTTCAGCTTCTCAGGATCTGCTGTATCAAGATATTCGTCTTTCAAGGTCAGGACGTAGGGAATCCATCCGAAGCGGGGCAGGTGCCTGGAAAAATTTGCACATCGCAGACCGCCCACCTCCACGCTGGGCGGATAATGATAGGAAATGAGCAGTACCTTCTTGCCCATGGACGGTTACCGACTGAACAATGATTGGAGTATCCGCGGGGCAGGCTCGGGAAAAGATTCCCAGGCCGCGTCATAGTGGTGATGCAGCCCGGGTGTCGTATTGACCTCGTTGATCACCCCTCCGCTCTTGTCCAAAGGAACCGTGGGATCGACCGTGATGAAATCCACCCCGACCAGGCGCGAGTTCAGAATCTTGGCCGCTGCCTCTGCATTATGTCTCAACGAGTCGCAGATGAGATGAGTCACGACATCGTTGTAGACGGTCCGAACCTCGACGCACTTCCTCCGGGGATCGTTCACGCTTTTGACGAGGACGGCCTGTCCATGGAGGGGCACCGATTCCAATGAGAGCCCTTGATAATCGAGGGTGAAGAGGCAATCGCGATCGGCATCAAGGGGCTGCTCACCTCGACTCCTCCGGAATTCATTGTCCACCTGAAGCAGGCTGGCTATCGTTGAGACTCCATCCCCGACCAGTCTTGGCCCTGTCCGACGGACAGCATGGACCAATTCGCCATCTAAGACCAGGAGACGGTAGCACTCTCCGGGGATCATCGGCTCAATCAAGAGATCCGAGCAATAGAGAGACGCTAGAATGGAGGCTGTCTTCACCTCACTCTCCGTCAAAATATGGGTCGTGACACCTTGACCGGACGAGGTTCCATTCGCGGGTTTGACGACACACCCTTTCGGATGGCTTTTGAGAAATTCGGCGGCTTGTTTCCAGTCGTCGAGTTGGTATGTCCGATGCTCCGGCACCCGGAGTCCACGTTCGGCGAATAGCTGGTAGACCAACGGCTTCATGCCGGCGATCTCAAGCGTAACCGGATTATCGAACTCCAGCTTGTCGTTGAGAATCCTGGTTTTCTTTCCATTCAGCTCCAGTTCCCAAACCGAATCCGCCAAGACTGTAAAGCGAGCTCCGACCTTCGCTGCCACATTTCTCCAGATCTCCTGATATTCTGAAACGCGGTGATGGACATACGTTTGCCCGGCAGAATTCCGTTTCTCCTCCCAGATCTTGCGGATCCTGGCGGCTAGTCGTTCTACTCTCAGCAGGCGTCGTCCCATCTTCCCCTCTCAATCACCAGAGGCCTGATCTTGGCCAAGCGGCGCGTCGAGGCATTGCAGTGAGCCGCACGGGTAGATCCGGACTTTCACGCTGCTCTTTAACGCAAAGCGG
This window contains:
- a CDS encoding lipopolysaccharide biosynthesis protein, with amino-acid sequence MKDRIGKAVFWVGWSKGFVQFISFLSTLYIARLLSPNDYGLMAMTAIWVGALAIVTEMGLSAIVIQFKDLDERELNLCFWSAVGMAAVGYGVLYVAAPTIADWFGVPMICEILRVVSLTLPLTAVKIIPDGLLRKALALDKTSRAEILSVAVAVPVQVAMASAGFGVWALVTGTLLMPLVQSVITFKLSAWRPGLKMGSPRTRAILNFGSAKLGGSISWAVYEQTDSLVLGKMSGEMGVGLYSMAKQIALLPVHKISVVVNQIAFPLMAGLQDNVEQMRLVFLRQIRMVACLTFPLCIGLALVTEDLVWVALTEKWLPLVPLLQVLCVSSVVRSCEVLFPPVLLSRYRASVLFWWTISLLFVMPIAFWAGASLSGGFGVALVWALVYPAMVAGMMQRALREINLNWKVVWGEVAPIVKGTIVMAISVSLLLSAMHAEDAATHLLRLILSVGLGAVVYGGCIFWQGGRLVSEIVQLVRWVIGKDMTFNPRSTTKGA
- a CDS encoding GNAT family N-acetyltransferase, which codes for MRLEVGRSAGPEWTRWVERFEGNIYHSQEWAEICRSEHVYPLFFRGLDEQGRCVGIALGIERRSSRPVIGHFSRRLDFETFPAVQGNDVQLASRMISLLVEFAKAGGYRGLTIQSHYAGMMVADLDRLGLMITPRVECIVDLTRSEEERWKQLSTHHQRKIKKAGRHGLVLEEVCTAEAMQELRRLQIGSRDRRTARGEYFGLQHEAYYEQMGRRYFERNLGRLFIMRHEGHAISAAFISMYSGRAFYVLGGSEPKGFEMDAPALLFWKVFSRCMELGCREFNLGGVPASSADPESLAHGLYRFKSGFGGRQVQRVTGVLEHLRPSFNSLAKNMKDLWLPLTTSG
- a CDS encoding phenylacetate--CoA ligase family protein, with translation MIYAPFVKHVSLPLYHWWHGSDLLKNIRTFEASQWLSQERLRAMQWERLSRLLEHAYENVPYYQEKFKEIGAEPRDIRSFEDFGKFPTLTKRILQERLADLIASNIPRGEMVKGITSGSSGQPTSYIQEKASNRIRAAAGKRLTRIAGYDLGQRLFYLWRDSPFVIDGDRVRPSSDVQEPKSSALAKLKGALHDRFGVENQTLRVDPTLMTEVEMARVYERLRSFKPHVVISYVSTLYMFAQYLEANRLGGIAPGSVIVSSETLYPHQRELMERVFGCRVYNRYGLSETGIVAIECPVREGLHLNQEILHMEHVPDAFGYTQLVVTDLINKGMPLLRYETGDTGRLIEEPCRCGRGLCRIGDLAGRIIDQLPTRLGGHVNGQLFATFHWIEGVKQYQVVQEKIDAFKIRIVRTSSFAENNLAPMLQTIRERFGGDTSIGVDYLENIPFTRGGKYKLVVSEVTTQEVLR
- a CDS encoding glycosyltransferase — protein: MGKKVLLISYHYPPSVEVGGLRCANFSRHLPRFGWIPYVLTLKDEYLDTADPEKLKCVGSVKIFKAGRMPTVSQAYVGIKRIAHWLFRKSSESVTRSDGGTGPGQSSSRVAETWSQKLRRYILSFLSLPDEQRNWVLPAVIQGVRIIKREKIDCIFTSSPPYSVNLVGWLLKAITGVRWIADFRDPWMTGGSKKLYVTCAVSLGIERWLERRVVEKADLLVANTEMLSEAFRKAYGSQLSDRCVCITNGFDGELFSSFGPVKKEKVFTITYTGTLYFGRTPEPVFQAVHELIHEERIDAQSIRIRLIGHCQVIDGRPTGEIVHDYQLEGIVEVLKPVSYKRAIEMVKQSQLALLLAPNQPYQIPAKAYDYMGTGTRILALAEDGATCDLVRSTGVGAAFRPSDTAGIKEFLLRSMSPDCLSIDSKSKGPVSEYEIQSLTRRLAQYLDSFGGQAERAERVGGSGHAA